Proteins found in one Primulina eburnea isolate SZY01 chromosome 16, ASM2296580v1, whole genome shotgun sequence genomic segment:
- the LOC140817339 gene encoding uncharacterized protein gives MGPYQPDMLEYPGTKFGSQNRRFQKKWFQKFYWLEYSPSTNKAYYFYCFLFLNDVNSSNISALVNEGFDNWKRVNQGKTCAFLAHIGSVASSPHTMCERRAENLMRPSQHIDKVMHAQSKEEKEKNRLRLSTSIIAVRWLALQGCAFRDNDESLSSSNRGNFLELVKDFAKMNIEIDEVVLENAPKNVQYIAPEIQKEILHIMANRVRQMVREEVGDKYFCSLVDEARDISKREQMVIILRFMNNHGILTERFFAIKSVSDTTSMNLKNEISNVLVHHDLHVKKIRGQGYDGARNMCGAWNGLQALFLKDCPYVYYVHCFAHRLQLTLVSAAKDVSVIWEFFSHLDNIVNIVTSSSKRIAKLHTAQRNKIEYMLSIGERDSGSVANQIGNLQRAGATRWSSHYDSVKSLIGMYTATCKVFEVLSDYFQMEELRLKFGGFTET, from the coding sequence ATGGGGCCTTATCAACCAGATATGTTGGAGTATCCAGGTACAAAATTTGGAAGCCAGAATCGTCGTTTTCAGAAAAAATGGTTTCAGAAATTTTATTGGTTGGAGTATTCGccttcaacaaataaggcatattatttctattgttttcttttcctgAATGATGTTAATTCATCTAATATCTCGGCATTGGTCAATGAAGGATTTGACAATTGGAAAAGGGTAAACCAAGGAAAAACATGTGCTTTTCTTGCCCATATTGGTTCTGTAGCTTCTTCACCTCATACTATGTGTGAGagaagggctgaaaatttgatGAGGCCCTCACAACATATTGATAAAGTGATGCATGCACAATCTAAAgaggaaaaagagaaaaatcgTCTGCGTTTGAGCACCTCAATTATAGCTGTTCGTTGGTTAGCACTTCAAGGTTGTGCTTTTAGAGATAACGATGAATCTCTATCTTCATCTAATCGtggaaattttcttgaattggtGAAGGATTTTGCAAAAATGAATATAGAAATTGATGAAGTTGTGCTTGAGAATGCTCCAAAAAATGTCCAATATATCGCTCCAGAAATTCAGAAAGAGATTTTACATATTATGGCCAATAGAGTACGACAGATGGTTCGTGAAGAAGTTGGAGATAAATACTTCTGTAGTCTTGTTGATGAAGCCCGAGATATATCTAAACGAGAGCAAATGGTCATTATATTGAGGTTTATGAACAATCATGGGATTTTGACAGAAAGATTTTTTGCCATCAAAAGTGTTAGTGACACTACCTCAATGAATTTGAAAAATGAGATATCAAATGTTCTTGTTCATCATGATCTCCATGTTAAGAAAATCAGAGGCCAAGGATATGATGGTGCTAGAAATATGTGTGGAGCGTGGAATGGACTTCAAGcattatttctcaaagattgtcCCTATGTATACTATGTCCACTGTTTTGCACATCGTTTACAACTGACATTGGTTTCTGCAGCTAAGGATGTTAGTGTTATTTGGGAATTCTTTTCTCATTTGGACAATATTGTTAATATTGTCACTTCTTCTTCTAAGCGCATTGCAAAATTACATACTGCACAAAGAAATAAAATTGAGTATATGTTGTCAATTGGAGAACGTGATTCTGGAAGTGTTGCAAACCAGATTGGTAATTTGCAACGAGCAGGAGCTACTCGTTGGAGTTCTCACTATGATTCGGTAAAAAGCTTGATAGGTATGTACACTGCAACTTGCAAAGTTTTTGAAGTTCTCAGTGATTATTTCCAAATGGAAGAGCTAAGGCTGAAGTTCGGGGGATTTACAGAAACATGA